The DNA region CAATCCCCGGCCGGCCGCCTGGCCGGAGACGGACTATGTGGTCGGAAATCCGCCCTTCATCGGCAACTGGCGCATGCGGCAGGCCCTGGGAGACGGCTATGCCGAGGCCCTGCGCCGCACCTATCCCGACGTATCCGAAAGCGCCGATTACGTCATGTATTGGTGGCATTTGGCCGGAGCATTGGCTCGGGCAGAGAAGATCCAGGCTTTCGGCTTCATCACCACCAACAGTCTGCCCATGATCAACAACCGCAAGATCTTGCAGCATCATTTGACTGCGGAGCCGCCCCTTTCCGTAGTCTTTGCTGTGCCCGATCATCCCTGGGTAGATAGCGCCGATGGCGCGGCAGTCCGGATCGCCATGACCGTGGGCCGCCGGGGCGACCTCACTGGCCACCTCTGCCGGGTGCTCTCCGAGGCGCCGGGCGGCAACGAAGGAATGAAGGTCACCCTGTCCGAGGAGACGGGAAAGATCCTTCCCGACCTCACCATCGGCGCGGACGTGGCCGGGGCTCAACCGCTACGAGCCGGTCTTGGACTGAGCTGTCCCGGTGTCAAACTTCATGGCTCTGGCTTCATCGTGACCCCGGAGGAGGCAAAAGCCCTGGGGTTGGGCCGCACCGAAGGACTGGAGAGATATATCCGACCCTACCGCAACGGCCGCGACCTGGCCCAGTCCCCCCGCGGCGTTTTGGTGATCGATCTTTTCGGCCTGGCCATCGAGGAGGTCAAGTGCCGGTTTCCCGAGGTCTACCAGTGGGTCCTGGAGCGGGTCAAGCCGGAGCGGGACGCAAAGGGCTACAGCAAAGACGGAGCAGGCTATGCAAAACTCTGGTGGCTCTTCGGCAAACCACGACAAGAACTGCGCAAGGCCCTTGCCGGCCTTCCTCGCTACATCGCCACCGCGGAGACGACCAAACACCGGGTCTTCGTATTTCTCGATCAGGAGATCCTTCCGGACAACAAACTGGTCGCTATCGCCAGCGACGACGCTTATCACCTGGGCGTTCTCTCCAGCCGGATACATGTCGTCTGGGCCCTGGCGGCCGGCGGCCATCTAGGCGTCGGCAATGATCCGGTGTACAGCAAAACCCGCTGCTTCGAACCCTTTCCCTTTCCGGCCCGCGACGAGGCCCAAACTGCACTCATCCGTCAACGTGCCGAGTCTCTGGACGCCCACCGCCGACGGCAGCAGTCCCTGCACCCCGGCCTGGGTCTGACGGACATGTACAATGTTCTGGAGAAACTGCGCGCGGGTAAAGCGCTCGCCCCCAAGGAGCGTACCATCCACGACCAGGGTCTGGTGGGGGTCCTGAAACAGCTTCATGACGATCTGGACGCCGTGATCTTTAGCGCCTACGGCTGGCCCGCGACCCTGACGGATCAGGAGATCCTGGAGCGCCTCACGGCCCTGAACCGGGAACGGACCCAGGAAGAGAAGGAGGGCTGCGTCCGCTGGCTGCGTCCGGCGTTTCAGAATCCCTACGGCACAGCGACTGAGGTCCAGACGGAGATCGCGCTGGTCAGGGAAGAGACGCTCCCGCTGGCAGCGCCCCTGCCCAAAGACCATACGACCCAGCTCCAGGCCGTCCGGCTGGCCCTATCCGCTTGCCAGGGGCCCGTCAGCGCCGGCGAGGTGGCGGCCCGCTTCTTGAAGGCGCGCACCGCCAAAGTGTCAGCGCTCCTCGATGATCTGGTGAAGCTGGGCCTGGCCAAGAAGGAGGGGGAGAGGTATCTCGCGTGACCCCGGTCATGCCAGAACCGTGCAATCCCTACCTGCTACCGGGCGGTCGCGTTTGCTATTTTCCCATGATAAGGCTATCATTTCACGAAAGGAGGTGAAAGGGATGACCTCGAAAACAGAGGAACTTTCAAAGAGGATTGAGGAATTGCCGGATACGGAGAAGGCGATGCTCGTCGATATTATCCTGGCAAAACTGGACAAGCCGGATGCGGATCTGGAAAAGCTCTGGGCGGACGAGGCGACCAGGCGATGGACTGCATACAAAGACGGCCGTCTCAAAACGCTGCCCTATGACGAGGTAATGGCGAGGTATCGAAACCGATGAAGGTGCGTTTCCTGGAATTGGCGCGATTCGAATTGGATGACGCCTTTGCCTGGTATGAGGAACAGATGCCGGGGCTTGGCCGGGAATTGCTGCAGGAGGTAGACCGTTCAATCCATCGCGCGACCCGCTGGCCCCTGTCGGGCAAAGTAATCGCTTCGGAGTTGCGGCGTTGCCTGGTCAAGCGGTTTCCCTATGGGATCATTTACGGGATCGAAGAAGATACGCTGGTCGTCGTCTCCATTGCCCATCTGCATCGGAGGCCCTATTACTGGATCGAGCGTTGGGAAAAGGCCGCAAAAGGCGAATGATTCCACTTTGTTCGACTTTTCCTTGCTGCGGGTAGCGGGCGAGGCCCTGGAACGGATGGCACGGCAAGACGATAAAGGAATCTGAGCAGCCGGTCCGGCGCGCAGACAACCGCGTGACCGGCTTGATGAAGATCAGGAGACGGCGACCGTCTCCCCTTTGCGTCTTGCGCTTTCAATGATGGCGCTGACGTCGTCATCCAGCCACCGATGCTCGCCACACGGGACAGGTTCACTGCGATTGTTCGTTCGCGCCGCAAGTCGCCACAGCACCACTGTAGGTTGATATCTTCGCGGCTGCGCCGGTCGTCAAACCTGGGTGAGACAACGAGCAGATCGATGCCGCTCCAGGGATCTCCATTCCCGGCCACCTGGGAACCCGAGCCGAGGGAAGGCAGCATGACCTTGCTCGATGAACAGAGGCGCCATTGTGAACCCGGATCTTGAGAAGCGGCTCAGGACCGTTTATCCCACCGGCCGATTGGAAAAACCGGACAGGAGAAGACTTCGTTGCAAGGCATTCGAAACGGCCGTTTACGGTGCTGTCCGGGAAATTGCGGCCGCCACGTCGGCAGCCTACGATGAATTCCCCGGGTGTTGGTGGGAGATCAGCCGCATCCTTGAGTTTGACTTTACCTTGCCGGGACCCAGGCAAGAGGATTGGGAGCGCCGTTTCGACGATGCCAGGAGAATTGCCTGGCTCAAGGAAAACGATCGCGTTTATGCTGTTCTGAACCTGAAGGTCAGCAAGGTTTACCCGGCCTACTCATTCTGTTTCGCGACCTGGCGGTTGGTCGGCCGGAAGGAAATCGACTGTGACACCTGTTACGGCCTCCCTGGTCCGAGCTGGGCACCCTTTTTCCAAGAGCTGATTGCCCGCTTCAAGCATGTGGGGCTTGTCCAGCTCAAGGAAGGCGAGCGTGAAGAAAAGGTCCCTTTTGTTCGCTGCGAAAAGTGGGATCAGGACGGTGACGAAGACGGGACGATTCTTGTCCCGGTAACAGTGCACCAATGCCTTTTCGAAGAGATCTGATAAGCTATCCCTCCGCAATGCCCCTCCGGTAAAGAAACGTCGGCAGAGCAGAGATCATGCCGACGTTCTTGTACCATGTCCCAATGGGACTGCGCGACTATGAACTATCGCCGCCACTCAGAGGCGTAGGCGGTATCATCCAGGCCCGCTGGGTCCTTGGCGACCGCAGGATCTCTGCGATCCGACCCCGCTTCAAGGCGTCTCCGAGTCGGCGCGGAAACGCCGGGAGCGGGGAAAGAGGCGGAACGCCGATACAGGCACCCCAATGGCTGGCCAAATGCTCCCAGCCTTCCTTCTCAACCACTTCCTCGCTGATCGTGGAACCTGTCTTTTAACCTGGTTTTGGAATGAGCGCCCGACTGAA from Syntrophales bacterium includes:
- a CDS encoding addiction module protein, whose product is MTSKTEELSKRIEELPDTEKAMLVDIILAKLDKPDADLEKLWADEATRRWTAYKDGRLKTLPYDEVMARYRNR
- a CDS encoding type II toxin-antitoxin system RelE/ParE family toxin, which encodes MKVRFLELARFELDDAFAWYEEQMPGLGRELLQEVDRSIHRATRWPLSGKVIASELRRCLVKRFPYGIIYGIEEDTLVVVSIAHLHRRPYYWIERWEKAAKGE